The following nucleotide sequence is from Salinigranum halophilum.
ATGTTCGTCCTCGTGGGGCTGTACGTGGTCTACATCTTCGTGGCGCTCAACTCCCCGCACGAGGAGACCGAACAGGTCGGCGTCCCCGCGTACCTCCAGGACCAGACGAAATCCCGACGGGTCGCGACCGCCGTGGGGCTGTTCGTCTTCTCGGGTGCGACCATCCTCCTCGCCGTCGAGCCGTTCGCACACGGCCTCGAAGCGCTCGGGACGCAGGTCGGCATCCCCCCCTTCTTGATGATCCAGTGGGTCGCACCGCTCGCCTCCGAATCGCCCGAACTCATCGTCGTCGCCGTCCTCGTCAACAAGGCGCGCTCCACCGCGGGGTTCAACGCGCTCATCTCCTCGAAGCTCAACCAGTGGACACTCCTCATCGGGACGCTCGTGGTCGTCTACAGCGTCTCGCTCGGCTTCTACGGCGCGCTCCCGCTCGACACCCACCAGGCGGCCGAGATCTGGCTCACGGCGGCGCAGTCGCTGTTCGCACTCGCCATCCTCATCACGTTCACCATCTCCCTCCGCGAGGCGGTCGCACTGCTCGGGCTGTTCCTGGCCCAGTTGGTCTACTCCGTCGCCGGCGTCGCGCCGACGCTCACGCTCCCCGTCGTGGGGCGGGTCGTCGCAGACAACCTGTTCGCCCTCCACGCGTTCACCGTCGTCTACGTCGTCCTCGCCGCGGTCCTCGTCGTCACCCGCTGGCAGCACGTCGTGTTCCTCGTCCGCAGCGCCCGTCGCCGCGTCGAACCCGACCAGCCTGGCGGCGTCGCCCCGGGCTACCCCGAGGACTGACGACCAGCGCCGGGCGGTAGTCGGCCGGAACCCGACGCGCTTTTGCCGGTCTCGTTCCTCGCCCCGACCGTGATTGGGCTCGTCGTCAGCCGCGCCGACCGCGCCTCCGAACACGTCGGTGAGCACCTCCTCGACCTCGTCCCCTGGGACGAACGCGAGGACGACTCGCGCGACGCGGAAGCGGGCGGCGGGACGTACTACACCCGCCCCGGGTTCGAGTTGCGCACCTTCGATGCACTCCACCTCCACCTCGACGGGGTCGCCAGCGCCTTTGCCGACCCCTCGCTCGTCTGTTTCCTCTCGCGACACTCCGGGGAGACCGGCCCCCTGCTCTCGGCGCACTTCACGGGGAACTTCGGCCCCGCGGAGTACGGTGGGGGCGACGGCGAGTTGGCGCGGGCGTGTCCGGCCGCGCAGCAGGCCGTCGTCGCGGCGCTCGCGGACCACGCGCCCGACGGGTACGGGGTCGGCATCGAGTGCACCCACCACGGTCCCTCCGACGTCGGCGCGCCGTCGATGTTCGTCGAACTCGGGTCGAGCGACGCGGAGTGGGACGACCCCGCCGGGGCCCGCGCCGTCGCGCGGGCGGTGCTCGACCTCGACGGGGCCGCGGCCGACCACGTCGACGGGGCGCGGACCCGACACGTCGTCGGCTTCGGCGGTGGCCACTACGCCCCGCGGTTCGCACGCGTCGTCCGCGAGACCGACTGGGCCGTCGGCCACGTCGGCGCGGACTGGCCGCTCGAGGCGATGGGGCCCGTCGGCGACAACCACGACGTGCTCCGGGCGGCCTTCGAGGAGAGCGCCGCGGACCTCGCGCTCGTCGACGGGGACCGCCCGCGACTCGTCGACGCCGTCGAATCCCTCGGCTACCGGGTCGTGAGCGAGACGTACCTCCGCGCTACGGACGGGGTCCCGCGGTCGCTCGCCGACCGCGTCGAGGACGGACTGGGGCCCGTCGACGAGGGGGTACGCTTTGGGGCGCACGCCCGGGTCGGTGCCGGGAATCGGACGTCGGACGCGTCCGAGCGGCCAGCCGTCGCCTTCGACGTCGCCGACCTCTCGCGGGAATTCGTCGACGCGGCCCTCGGTGTCGACGCCGCCGCGGCGCGGGCGGCCGTCGCAGACCACACTGTCGCCTTCCACACCGAGGAGAACGGGCGGCGACCGACCGGACGCGTGGCGCTTCCGACCGCCGCCGACGCCGACGGGGTCTCGGCGTCGTTCGACCGCCTCGTCGACGCCATCTGTAACCTCCTCCGGACGCGCTACGACGAGGTGTCCCGGGAGGACGAGGCCGTCGTCGCTCGCGAGCGCGCGTTCGACGCGGCGGCCGCTGCCGACCTCGGCGTTCCCGAGGGCCCGGCGTTCGGCCGACTCGCCGGCGGGGAACCCGTCGAGGTCGACGGCCGGGAGGTCACACCCGAAGACGTCCATCGCGACAGAACGGTTCGGTTCTCGGTATAATCGGCGAAATCGCCCCAGATGCCGTCAGACGGGCGTATGACGCAGGGGGAAAGGTAATGAGGCTCCGTCGGGAAGGGGTCCTCATACGTATGGACTCCATCGTCGAC
It contains:
- a CDS encoding sodium:calcium antiporter yields the protein MTSRLRHPLTAVGFAALLTLPWLGLHTLLGSPLTTVQTVSLSGLSVLGASFLLAWGAETAEEDVPRAFALAILAVLAVAPEYAVDALYAWEAGVDPGSPASQEAASLAVANMTGANRILIGIGWSAIAVFTILRVKKTRDQAVETRNGLLADRVRLDRSVSLEIFFLFAATLFAFLVPLGPGIGVVDMFVLVGLYVVYIFVALNSPHEETEQVGVPAYLQDQTKSRRVATAVGLFVFSGATILLAVEPFAHGLEALGTQVGIPPFLMIQWVAPLASESPELIVVAVLVNKARSTAGFNALISSKLNQWTLLIGTLVVVYSVSLGFYGALPLDTHQAAEIWLTAAQSLFALAILITFTISLREAVALLGLFLAQLVYSVAGVAPTLTLPVVGRVVADNLFALHAFTVVYVVLAAVLVVTRWQHVVFLVRSARRRVEPDQPGGVAPGYPED
- a CDS encoding D-aminoacyl-tRNA deacylase; this encodes MIGLVVSRADRASEHVGEHLLDLVPWDEREDDSRDAEAGGGTYYTRPGFELRTFDALHLHLDGVASAFADPSLVCFLSRHSGETGPLLSAHFTGNFGPAEYGGGDGELARACPAAQQAVVAALADHAPDGYGVGIECTHHGPSDVGAPSMFVELGSSDAEWDDPAGARAVARAVLDLDGAAADHVDGARTRHVVGFGGGHYAPRFARVVRETDWAVGHVGADWPLEAMGPVGDNHDVLRAAFEESAADLALVDGDRPRLVDAVESLGYRVVSETYLRATDGVPRSLADRVEDGLGPVDEGVRFGAHARVGAGNRTSDASERPAVAFDVADLSREFVDAALGVDAAAARAAVADHTVAFHTEENGRRPTGRVALPTAADADGVSASFDRLVDAICNLLRTRYDEVSREDEAVVARERAFDAAAAADLGVPEGPAFGRLAGGEPVEVDGREVTPEDVHRDRTVRFSV